From Streptomyces sp. HUAS MG91, the proteins below share one genomic window:
- a CDS encoding fructosamine kinase family protein, which translates to MPATPSAVAARFTGSPAAGERRLSRSLTEVTLADGRVVMVKYADDPGAARAEAAGLRWLAAADAVRVPTVHGADDNWLVTGRVADGRATAEGAERFGRELAALHAAGAPAFGAPPPDGPTEAYIGLAPMRNVPGENWPDWFAEQRVLPYVRRAVDAGTLRADEAATIERVCALLPGLAGPAEPPARLHGDLWNGNVLWDGDGTAWLIDPAAHGGHRESDLAMLDLFGAPHLDRILAGYQRAAPLADGWRERVPLHQLFPLLVHTVLFGRGYAEQTLAAARSQLT; encoded by the coding sequence ATGCCCGCCACGCCCTCCGCCGTCGCAGCACGCTTCACCGGTTCGCCCGCCGCAGGTGAGCGCCGTCTCTCCCGCAGTCTCACGGAGGTCACGCTCGCCGACGGGCGGGTGGTCATGGTCAAGTACGCGGATGATCCGGGGGCCGCGCGGGCGGAGGCGGCGGGGCTGCGCTGGCTGGCCGCCGCCGACGCGGTGCGGGTGCCCACCGTGCACGGCGCCGACGACAACTGGCTGGTCACCGGCCGGGTGGCCGACGGACGGGCGACCGCCGAGGGCGCCGAGCGATTCGGCCGTGAGCTGGCCGCCCTGCACGCCGCGGGCGCGCCCGCTTTCGGCGCCCCGCCGCCGGACGGGCCGACGGAGGCGTACATCGGGCTCGCGCCGATGCGCAATGTGCCCGGCGAGAACTGGCCGGACTGGTTCGCCGAGCAGCGGGTGCTCCCCTATGTGCGCCGGGCCGTGGACGCCGGAACGCTGCGCGCGGACGAGGCGGCGACGATCGAGCGGGTCTGCGCGCTGCTGCCCGGCCTCGCGGGCCCCGCCGAGCCGCCCGCCCGGCTGCACGGCGACCTGTGGAACGGCAACGTGCTGTGGGACGGCGACGGCACCGCCTGGCTGATCGACCCGGCGGCGCACGGCGGGCACCGCGAGAGCGACCTGGCGATGCTGGACCTGTTCGGCGCGCCGCACCTCGACCGGATCCTGGCCGGCTACCAGCGGGCGGCGCCGCTCGCGGACGGCTGGCGCGAGCGCGTCCCGCTGCATCAGCTCTTCCCCCTCCTGGTGCACACGGTCCTCTTCGGCCGCGGCTACGCCGAGCAGACCCTGGCCGCCGCCCGCAGCCAACTCACGTAG
- a CDS encoding dihydrodipicolinate reductase: MTSTVVWGTGNVGRAAIRAVSAHPALALSGVLVHDPAKAGRDAGDLAGLDRALGVAATTDVEAVLAARPGAVVYAASGDLRPDEALDDICRAIRAGAVVVTPALYPLYDPASAPPDFTDPVRAAIAEGGGSLFVSGVDPGWANDVLPLLVSGLGTHIDTVRCQEIFDYSTYDQPDAVRDLIGMGHPMDYEPLMLAESIPTMVWGGQIRLLARALGVRLDEIRETLERRALESDVTTQIMGDFAAGTQGAVRFEVQGVVDGEVRLIVEHVTRIHPSCAPDWPSPPGGGAGAHRVVIEGRPRIEVTVQATDEGGNHSAGGNATAVGRLVGAVEWLVAAEPGLYDALDVPLLPATGRLGRKQQS, encoded by the coding sequence ATGACATCCACGGTGGTCTGGGGCACCGGCAACGTGGGCCGCGCGGCGATCAGGGCCGTCTCCGCTCACCCCGCGCTCGCCCTGTCAGGTGTACTCGTGCACGATCCCGCGAAGGCCGGCCGCGACGCGGGCGACCTCGCCGGACTCGACCGCGCCCTCGGGGTGGCGGCCACGACCGACGTCGAGGCGGTGCTCGCGGCCCGTCCCGGCGCCGTCGTGTACGCGGCCTCCGGCGATCTGCGTCCCGACGAGGCGCTGGACGACATCTGCCGGGCGATCCGCGCCGGTGCCGTCGTCGTCACGCCCGCCCTCTACCCGCTCTACGACCCGGCGAGCGCGCCGCCCGACTTCACCGATCCGGTGCGCGCGGCGATCGCCGAGGGCGGCGGCTCCCTGTTCGTGTCGGGCGTCGACCCGGGCTGGGCCAACGACGTGCTGCCGCTCCTGGTCAGCGGCCTCGGCACACACATCGACACCGTCCGCTGCCAGGAGATCTTCGACTACTCGACGTACGACCAGCCGGACGCGGTCCGCGACCTGATCGGCATGGGGCACCCCATGGACTACGAGCCGCTGATGCTCGCCGAGTCCATTCCGACGATGGTGTGGGGCGGCCAGATACGGCTGCTCGCCCGCGCGCTCGGGGTCCGGCTCGACGAGATCCGCGAGACGTTGGAGCGCCGTGCGCTGGAGAGCGACGTGACGACGCAGATCATGGGCGACTTCGCGGCGGGCACCCAGGGCGCGGTCCGCTTCGAGGTGCAGGGGGTCGTCGACGGCGAGGTACGGCTGATCGTCGAGCACGTCACCCGGATCCACCCGTCCTGCGCGCCCGACTGGCCCTCGCCGCCCGGCGGCGGGGCCGGCGCGCACCGGGTCGTCATCGAGGGCCGCCCGCGCATCGAGGTCACCGTGCAGGCGACCGACGAGGGCGGCAACCACTCCGCCGGTGGCAACGCGACCGCCGTCGGCCGGCTCGTCGGCGCCGTCGAGTGGCTGGTGGCGGCGGAGCCCGGCCTGTACGACGCGCTCGACGTCCCCCTGCTCCCCGCCACCGGCCGCCTGGGAAGGAAACAGCAGTCATGA
- a CDS encoding carboxymuconolactone decarboxylase family protein produces the protein MMIDVPDDKDPIAYVWGEMVPGIGVAAAQFSMSVYDHSTLGLREFEAARLRIAQINGCLFCLDWRTERDGEEKVEESFIDAVAEWRTTDAFDERTRLAAEYAERYALDHHGLDEEFWQRMTAHYSQTEIVELSMGIGSWLAFGRLNHVLGLDAVCVLPKP, from the coding sequence ATGATGATCGACGTGCCCGACGACAAGGACCCGATCGCGTACGTGTGGGGCGAGATGGTGCCCGGCATCGGTGTCGCGGCGGCGCAGTTCTCGATGTCCGTCTACGACCATTCGACGCTGGGGCTGCGCGAGTTCGAGGCGGCGCGGCTGCGGATCGCGCAGATCAACGGCTGTCTGTTCTGCCTGGACTGGCGCACCGAGCGTGACGGCGAGGAGAAGGTCGAGGAGTCCTTCATCGACGCGGTCGCCGAGTGGCGCACCACGGACGCCTTCGACGAGCGGACCCGGCTCGCCGCCGAGTACGCGGAGCGGTACGCGCTCGACCACCACGGTCTGGACGAGGAGTTCTGGCAGCGGATGACCGCGCACTACAGCCAGACCGAGATCGTGGAGCTGAGCATGGGCATCGGCTCCTGGCTGGCGTTCGGCCGCCTCAACCACGTGCTCGGCCTCGACGCGGTGTGCGTCCTGCCCAAGCCCTGA
- a CDS encoding GMC oxidoreductase: MTEATRPEVVRNGLSRRGFLAGTGSLIGAVTLTGHAAAAQPRATAAVSDGAHIPALVIGSGYGGSVTALRLAEAGVDVQMVEMGMAWDTPGSDGKIFANTTSPDNRSFWLRTRTKQPLSNFLGFPIDKDIPRYTGILDAEEFAGITVYQGRGVGGGSLVNGGMAVTPKRENFAAILPSVDPGEMYGTYYPRANAGLGVATIDPNWFETAECYQYARVGRKHAQRSGFPFVFVPDVYDWDYMKQEQAGTAPRSALAGEILYGNNYGKKSLQKTYLARAKATGRVAISPLHKVTSVVPAAGGGYTVRIDQLDTGGATTATKEITADRVFFAAGSVGTSKLLTRLRATGALPALNDEIGKGWGDNGNVMCGRANHLWDPTGSLQASIPTGGIDNWAAGGAFAEVAPLPTGIETFASFYLSITKTPQRAQFTYNPTTGGVDLSWQKAWKQTSIDAAKTIFDKINAKEGTIYRTDLFGTYKIWGDHLTYHPLGGAVLNKATDNYGRLRGYSGLYVMDGALIPGNTSVNPFVTITALAERNIAQIVATDL; this comes from the coding sequence GTGACCGAAGCAACCCGCCCTGAAGTCGTACGGAACGGACTGAGCCGCCGTGGCTTCCTCGCAGGAACAGGTTCTCTTATTGGCGCCGTGACCCTGACCGGTCACGCCGCCGCGGCTCAGCCCCGCGCCACCGCCGCCGTGTCCGACGGCGCGCACATCCCGGCACTCGTCATCGGCAGCGGCTACGGCGGATCGGTGACCGCGCTGCGGCTCGCCGAGGCCGGCGTCGACGTGCAGATGGTCGAGATGGGCATGGCCTGGGACACCCCCGGCTCCGACGGCAAGATCTTCGCCAACACCACCAGTCCCGACAACAGATCGTTCTGGCTCAGAACCAGAACGAAGCAGCCCCTGAGCAACTTCCTCGGCTTCCCGATCGACAAGGACATCCCGCGCTACACCGGCATCCTCGACGCCGAGGAGTTCGCCGGGATCACCGTCTACCAGGGCCGCGGCGTCGGCGGCGGCTCGCTGGTCAACGGCGGCATGGCCGTCACCCCGAAGCGGGAGAACTTCGCCGCGATCCTGCCGTCCGTCGACCCGGGCGAGATGTACGGCACCTACTACCCGCGCGCCAACGCGGGCCTCGGCGTCGCCACCATCGACCCGAACTGGTTCGAGACCGCCGAGTGCTACCAGTACGCGCGCGTCGGCCGCAAGCACGCCCAGCGCTCCGGGTTCCCGTTCGTCTTCGTGCCCGACGTGTACGACTGGGACTACATGAAGCAGGAGCAGGCCGGCACCGCCCCCAGGTCGGCGCTCGCGGGCGAGATCCTGTACGGCAACAACTACGGCAAGAAGTCCCTGCAGAAGACCTACCTCGCCCGTGCGAAGGCGACCGGACGGGTCGCCATCTCGCCACTGCACAAGGTGACATCGGTGGTCCCGGCCGCCGGTGGCGGCTACACGGTCCGCATCGACCAGCTCGACACCGGCGGCGCCACCACCGCCACCAAGGAGATCACCGCGGACCGCGTCTTCTTCGCAGCCGGAAGCGTCGGCACCAGCAAGCTCCTCACCCGTCTCAGGGCCACCGGAGCGCTGCCCGCGCTCAACGACGAGATCGGCAAGGGCTGGGGCGACAACGGCAACGTCATGTGCGGCCGGGCGAACCACCTGTGGGACCCCACCGGTTCGCTCCAGGCGTCGATCCCGACGGGCGGCATCGACAACTGGGCGGCGGGCGGCGCCTTCGCCGAGGTCGCCCCGCTGCCCACCGGCATCGAGACGTTCGCCTCGTTCTACCTGTCCATCACCAAGACCCCGCAGCGCGCCCAGTTCACGTACAACCCGACGACCGGCGGGGTCGACCTGAGCTGGCAGAAGGCGTGGAAGCAGACGTCGATCGACGCGGCGAAGACCATCTTCGACAAGATCAACGCCAAGGAGGGCACGATCTACCGCACCGATCTCTTCGGTACGTACAAGATCTGGGGCGACCACCTGACGTACCACCCGCTGGGCGGCGCCGTGCTCAACAAGGCGACCGACAACTACGGCCGCCTGCGCGGCTATTCGGGCCTGTACGTGATGGACGGCGCGCTGATCCCGGGCAACACCAGCGTGAACCCGTTCGTCACCATCACGGCTCTGGCCGAGCGCAACATCGCGCAGATCGTCGCCACTGATCTGTGA
- a CDS encoding SAM-dependent methyltransferase has translation MTPPVPPIDTTWAHPARVYDWLLGGKDNHPVDAAVGSKLPAQARDAARQNREFMHRAVSHLAGQGVDQFLDIGSGIPTAPNLHQIAQRALPSARVVYADNDPLVLRHAQALLAGSPEGATDYIMGDVREPDAIIDHARTVLDFERPVALSLIALLHFITEDQDPYGVVARLVSALPPGSHLVLTNASPDWRPDLAAQVVDEYERAGIRLAFRTRAEVARFFDGLDLLEPGLVAVTEWYRDDKAPAPEECGIYGAVARIP, from the coding sequence ATGACGCCACCGGTACCCCCGATCGACACCACCTGGGCGCACCCCGCCCGGGTCTACGACTGGCTGCTCGGCGGCAAGGACAACCACCCCGTCGACGCGGCGGTCGGCAGCAAGCTCCCCGCGCAGGCCCGCGACGCGGCCCGGCAGAACCGGGAGTTCATGCACCGGGCGGTGTCCCACCTCGCCGGACAGGGCGTCGACCAGTTCCTCGACATCGGCTCCGGCATCCCCACCGCGCCGAACCTGCACCAGATAGCCCAGCGCGCCCTGCCGTCCGCGCGGGTCGTCTACGCCGACAACGACCCCCTCGTGCTGCGGCACGCCCAGGCCCTCCTCGCGGGCAGCCCCGAGGGCGCGACCGACTACATCATGGGCGACGTGCGCGAGCCGGACGCCATCATCGACCACGCCCGCACGGTGCTCGACTTCGAGCGGCCCGTCGCGCTGTCACTGATCGCGCTGCTCCACTTCATCACCGAGGACCAGGACCCGTACGGCGTCGTCGCCCGGCTCGTCTCCGCGCTCCCGCCGGGCAGCCATCTCGTTCTCACCAACGCCTCCCCGGACTGGCGGCCCGATCTGGCCGCGCAGGTCGTCGACGAGTACGAGCGGGCGGGCATCCGGCTCGCCTTCCGCACCCGGGCCGAGGTCGCCCGCTTCTTCGACGGCCTCGACCTCCTCGAACCGGGCCTGGTCGCGGTCACCGAGTGGTACCGCGACGACAAGGCGCCCGCGCCCGAGGAGTGCGGGATCTACGGAGCGGTGGCGCGGATTCCGTGA
- a CDS encoding D-2-hydroxyacid dehydrogenase family protein — translation MTTLRCAVLDDYQGVARELADWGRLSGRVDVRFLDRHLTDHDALAAELADCEIVVVMRERTPFPAALLDRLPRLRLLITSGLRNASIDLAAAAAHGVTVCGTPSSSEPPAELTWALLLGLARGVVTENDSLREGGPWQSTLGADLHGSRLGLLGLGKIGTRVARVGAAFGMDVAAWSQNLTEERAAAAGVTLAASKEELLETSDFVSVHLVLGDRTRGLIGAGELRRMRRTAYLVNTSRAAIVDQDALVRALREGWIAGAGSDVFETEPLPLDHPLRTAPNFLGLPHLGYVTRRNYEGYFRGAVEDIEAYLSGAPVRTLG, via the coding sequence GTGACCACGCTGCGTTGTGCCGTACTCGACGACTATCAGGGCGTCGCCCGCGAACTGGCCGACTGGGGCCGACTCTCGGGCCGGGTCGACGTGCGCTTCCTGGACCGGCACCTCACCGACCACGACGCGCTCGCCGCCGAACTCGCCGACTGCGAGATCGTCGTCGTGATGCGCGAACGCACCCCCTTCCCGGCCGCGCTCCTCGACCGGCTGCCCCGGCTGCGGCTGCTGATCACCTCGGGTCTGCGCAACGCCTCCATCGACCTCGCCGCGGCCGCCGCGCACGGCGTCACCGTCTGCGGCACCCCCAGCAGCTCCGAGCCGCCGGCCGAGCTGACCTGGGCGCTGCTGCTCGGCCTCGCCCGCGGTGTCGTCACGGAGAACGACAGCCTGCGCGAGGGCGGCCCCTGGCAGTCCACGCTCGGTGCCGACCTGCACGGCAGCCGCCTCGGGCTGCTCGGCCTGGGCAAGATCGGCACGCGCGTGGCCCGGGTCGGCGCCGCCTTCGGCATGGACGTCGCCGCGTGGAGCCAGAACCTGACCGAGGAGCGTGCCGCCGCGGCGGGCGTCACCCTCGCCGCGTCCAAGGAAGAGCTCCTGGAGACCAGCGACTTCGTCTCCGTCCATCTCGTCCTCGGCGACCGCACCCGTGGCCTGATCGGCGCCGGCGAACTGCGCCGGATGCGCCGCACCGCCTATCTCGTCAACACCTCACGGGCCGCGATCGTCGACCAGGACGCCCTCGTCCGGGCGCTGCGCGAGGGCTGGATCGCCGGCGCGGGCAGCGACGTCTTCGAGACCGAACCCCTCCCGCTCGACCACCCGCTGCGCACCGCCCCGAACTTCCTCGGCCTGCCGCACCTCGGGTACGTCACCCGGCGCAACTACGAGGGCTACTTCCGGGGCGCCGTCGAGGACATCGAGGCGTATCTGTCCGGCGCCCCGGTCCGCACGCTGGGCTGA
- a CDS encoding Rho termination factor — MPRAQIKDEKTYQALRREGASKEKAARIANDAARSSRSATGRKGGKAGAYEDRTKDDLYREAQKIGIDGRSKMTKDELIAALRDH, encoded by the coding sequence GTGCCCCGAGCACAGATCAAGGACGAGAAGACGTACCAGGCACTGCGCCGGGAGGGCGCGAGCAAGGAGAAGGCGGCCCGGATCGCGAACGACGCGGCCCGCTCGTCACGCTCCGCGACCGGCCGCAAGGGCGGGAAGGCGGGCGCCTACGAGGACCGGACGAAGGACGATCTCTACCGCGAGGCGCAGAAGATCGGCATCGACGGGCGCTCGAAGATGACCAAGGACGAACTCATCGCGGCCCTGCGCGACCACTAG
- a CDS encoding glycoside hydrolase family 16 protein, with amino-acid sequence MRSSHRSRTFLRRRLPLGAAALLCLGAGLVPVANAAGADDARAAAVTFSDDFDGPAGSAVDGSKWQTETGDNVNNHERQYYTAGNSNAALDGQGHLVITARKENPSNYQCWYGTCEYTSARLNTSGKFSTTHGHVEARMKIPRGQGIWPAFWMLGDDIGSVGWPNSGEIDIMENVGFEPSTVHGTIHGPGYSGSGGIGAAYSLPNGQAFADDFHTFAVDWSPNEIKWSVDGTVYQTRTPADVGGNQWVFEKPFFVILNLAVGGYWPGDPDGSTQFPQQLVVDYVRVSN; translated from the coding sequence ATGCGCAGTTCACACCGCTCCCGCACGTTCCTGCGGCGCCGGCTCCCCCTCGGCGCGGCCGCGCTCCTGTGCCTCGGCGCGGGACTCGTGCCCGTCGCCAACGCCGCGGGCGCCGACGACGCACGGGCCGCCGCGGTCACCTTCTCCGACGATTTCGACGGGCCCGCGGGCTCGGCGGTCGACGGCTCGAAGTGGCAGACCGAGACGGGCGACAACGTCAACAACCACGAACGGCAGTACTACACGGCGGGCAACAGCAACGCCGCGCTCGACGGCCAGGGCCATCTGGTCATCACGGCCCGCAAGGAGAACCCGTCCAACTACCAGTGCTGGTACGGCACGTGCGAGTACACCTCGGCGCGGCTGAACACGTCGGGCAAGTTCTCGACGACGCACGGGCACGTGGAGGCGCGGATGAAGATACCGCGCGGTCAGGGCATCTGGCCCGCGTTCTGGATGCTCGGCGACGACATCGGTTCGGTCGGCTGGCCGAACTCCGGCGAGATCGACATCATGGAGAACGTCGGCTTCGAGCCGTCCACCGTGCACGGCACGATCCACGGTCCCGGCTATTCGGGATCGGGCGGGATCGGCGCGGCGTACTCGCTGCCGAACGGTCAGGCGTTCGCGGACGACTTCCACACCTTCGCGGTGGACTGGTCGCCGAACGAGATCAAGTGGTCGGTGGACGGCACCGTGTACCAGACCCGGACACCCGCCGACGTGGGCGGCAACCAGTGGGTCTTCGAGAAGCCGTTCTTCGTGATCCTGAATCTGGCGGTGGGCGGCTACTGGCCGGGCGACCCGGACGGCAGCACCCAGTTCCCGCAGCAGCTCGTCGTCGACTACGTCCGCGTGTCGAACTGA
- a CDS encoding ribonuclease H yields the protein MAERVIAACDGASKGNPGPAAWAWVVADGEEKVVQWEAGALGTATNNVAELTALERLLSTVPADVALEVRMDSQYAMKAVTTWLPGWKRKGWKTASGKPVANQELVARIDALLEGRSVEFKYVPAHQVDGDPLNDFADRAASQAAVAQQDAGSAVGSPEPPPSSPSSAAPARAKKAPRRASGGGSGSSSRTLKAKFPGRCRCGRSYAAGEEIAKNPDGWGHPECRESA from the coding sequence ATGGCAGAACGTGTGATCGCCGCGTGTGACGGCGCCTCCAAAGGAAACCCCGGACCGGCCGCCTGGGCCTGGGTCGTCGCCGATGGCGAGGAAAAGGTCGTGCAGTGGGAGGCCGGCGCGCTGGGCACCGCGACGAACAACGTCGCGGAACTCACGGCCCTGGAGCGGCTGCTGAGCACGGTCCCGGCCGATGTCGCGCTGGAGGTCCGGATGGACTCCCAGTACGCGATGAAGGCCGTCACGACCTGGCTGCCCGGCTGGAAGCGCAAGGGCTGGAAGACCGCGTCCGGCAAGCCGGTCGCCAACCAGGAGCTGGTCGCCCGCATCGACGCCCTGCTGGAGGGCCGCTCCGTCGAGTTCAAGTATGTCCCCGCGCACCAGGTCGACGGCGACCCGCTGAACGACTTCGCGGACCGCGCCGCCAGCCAGGCCGCCGTCGCGCAGCAGGACGCGGGCAGCGCGGTCGGGTCCCCGGAGCCGCCGCCCTCGTCGCCGTCGTCGGCCGCCCCGGCCCGCGCCAAGAAGGCGCCGCGGCGCGCGAGCGGCGGCGGGAGCGGTTCCTCCTCGCGCACCCTCAAGGCCAAGTTCCCCGGGCGCTGCCGCTGCGGCCGCTCGTACGCCGCCGGCGAGGAGATCGCCAAGAACCCCGACGGCTGGGGCCACCCGGAGTGCCGCGAGTCGGCATGA
- a CDS encoding nitroreductase/quinone reductase family protein, with amino-acid sequence MARDQDTRHRLVTTFQRRIANPLTRRLPGQMLIETTGRVSGQPRRTPVGGRRIGDTFWLVSEFGLKSQYVRNIRASPDVRVRIRGRWYHGVAHLVPQDDARARLRELPFFNSAAVRALGDELLTIRVDLA; translated from the coding sequence ATGGCGCGTGATCAGGACACTCGGCACCGGCTCGTCACCACGTTCCAGCGCAGGATCGCCAACCCGCTGACCAGACGGCTGCCGGGACAGATGCTCATCGAGACGACCGGCCGGGTCTCGGGGCAGCCGCGCCGCACCCCCGTCGGCGGACGGCGGATCGGCGACACCTTCTGGCTCGTCTCGGAGTTCGGGCTGAAATCCCAGTACGTGCGGAACATCCGGGCCAGTCCCGACGTCCGGGTCAGGATCCGCGGCCGCTGGTACCACGGGGTGGCCCACCTCGTGCCGCAGGACGACGCCCGGGCCCGGCTGAGGGAACTGCCGTTCTTCAACAGCGCCGCGGTCCGCGCGCTGGGCGACGAACTCCTCACGATCCGCGTCGACTTGGCCTGA
- a CDS encoding endo alpha-1,4 polygalactosaminidase has translation MIFVPASRRSARPSAVGLALAAVLLLTACSSTSSPSGSGGHTPEVVRPTPNVGFDYQIGGPYTPPSGVRAVSRDRSAEPAKGLYNVCYVNAFQAQPDALRGWERDDPDLLLRDDEGDVVIDEDWDEALFDISTAAKRTRLAKIVGRWVEGCGDDGFQAVELDNLDSYSRSDGLLDASDAVAFARLLADRGHAAGLAVGQKNTAELLPKRSAVGFDFAVAEECGSYDECGAYAKAYDDRVFAVEYRAADFARACRAYGKRLSLVLRDVDVRPAGTKGYARRAC, from the coding sequence GTGATCTTCGTCCCGGCCTCGCGTCGTTCCGCCCGCCCGTCGGCCGTCGGGCTCGCCCTCGCCGCCGTCCTGCTGCTGACCGCCTGCTCGTCGACGTCCTCGCCGTCCGGTTCCGGCGGGCACACCCCGGAGGTGGTCCGGCCGACGCCGAACGTCGGCTTCGACTACCAGATCGGCGGGCCGTACACGCCGCCGTCCGGGGTGCGGGCCGTCTCCCGCGACCGGAGCGCCGAGCCCGCGAAGGGGCTGTACAACGTCTGCTACGTCAACGCGTTCCAGGCGCAGCCGGACGCGCTGCGCGGGTGGGAGCGCGACGATCCCGATCTGCTGCTGCGGGACGACGAGGGCGACGTGGTCATCGACGAGGACTGGGACGAGGCCCTGTTCGACATCTCGACGGCCGCCAAGCGGACGCGCCTGGCGAAGATCGTCGGACGCTGGGTCGAGGGCTGCGGCGACGACGGCTTCCAGGCCGTCGAGCTGGACAACCTGGACTCCTACTCGCGCTCGGACGGCCTGCTCGACGCCTCGGACGCGGTCGCCTTCGCACGGCTGCTGGCGGACCGGGGGCACGCGGCCGGGCTGGCGGTCGGCCAGAAGAACACCGCCGAACTCCTCCCGAAGCGGTCCGCCGTCGGCTTCGACTTCGCCGTCGCCGAGGAGTGCGGGAGCTACGACGAGTGCGGGGCGTACGCGAAGGCGTACGACGACCGGGTCTTCGCCGTCGAGTACCGCGCGGCCGACTTCGCCCGGGCCTGCCGCGCCTACGGCAAGCGGCTGTCGCTCGTACTGCGGGACGTCGACGTGCGGCCCGCCGGGACGAAGGGGTACGCGCGGCGCGCGTGCTGA
- a CDS encoding SDR family oxidoreductase: MTDTAEPGSTTDDRPLHGRVALVAGATRGAGRGIAVELGAAGATVYVTGRTTRERRSEYDRPETIEDTADLVSAAGGHGIAVPTDHLEPAQVRALVERVDAEQGRLDVLVNDIWGGEHLFAWNAPVWEHDLDKGLRLHRLAVETHAITSHFALPLLLRAPGGLVVEMTDGTADYNGAHYRNSFFYDLAKSAVLRMAFALGHELGPRGATAVALTPGWMRSEIMLDAFSVTEETWRDALAAEPHFAISETPRYTGRAVAALAADPDVARFNGTSQSSGGLARTYGFTDLDGSRPDAWRYLVEVQDPGRPADVTGYR, from the coding sequence ATGACGGACACAGCAGAGCCCGGCAGCACCACGGACGACCGGCCGTTGCACGGCAGGGTGGCCCTCGTCGCGGGCGCGACCCGCGGCGCCGGCCGCGGCATCGCCGTGGAACTCGGCGCGGCGGGCGCCACCGTCTACGTCACCGGCCGCACCACCCGCGAGCGGCGCTCCGAGTACGACCGCCCCGAGACGATCGAGGACACCGCCGACCTGGTGAGCGCGGCGGGCGGCCACGGCATCGCCGTCCCCACCGACCATCTGGAACCCGCGCAGGTGCGCGCCCTCGTCGAGCGCGTCGACGCCGAACAGGGCCGCCTCGACGTCCTCGTCAACGACATCTGGGGCGGCGAGCACCTCTTCGCCTGGAACGCGCCCGTCTGGGAGCACGACCTCGACAAGGGACTGCGGCTGCACCGCCTCGCCGTCGAGACGCACGCCATCACCAGCCACTTCGCGCTGCCGCTGCTGCTGCGCGCCCCCGGCGGCCTGGTCGTCGAGATGACCGACGGCACCGCCGACTACAACGGGGCGCACTACCGCAACTCCTTCTTCTACGACCTCGCCAAGAGCGCCGTGCTGCGCATGGCGTTCGCCCTCGGCCACGAACTGGGCCCGCGCGGCGCGACCGCCGTGGCCCTCACGCCCGGCTGGATGCGCTCGGAGATCATGCTCGACGCGTTCTCGGTCACCGAGGAGACCTGGCGCGACGCGCTCGCCGCCGAGCCGCACTTCGCGATCTCGGAGACCCCGCGCTACACCGGGCGCGCCGTCGCCGCGCTCGCCGCCGACCCGGACGTCGCCCGGTTCAACGGCACCTCCCAGTCCAGCGGCGGCCTCGCCAGGACCTACGGCTTCACCGACCTCGACGGCAGCAGGCCGGACGCCTGGCGCTATCTCGTGGAGGTCCAGGACCCGGGCAGGCCCGCGGACGTCACCGGATACCGGTAG